The proteins below are encoded in one region of Bacillus vallismortis:
- a CDS encoding C40 family peptidase — MNTLANWKRFLLVAVIIVFMGSIITKAEIAEADTSSELMISQAKKLLGYQYKYGGETPKEGFDPSGLIQYVFSRAEIHLPRSVKDQYKVGTAVKPVDLKPGDILFFKKKGSSGTSPTHVAFYIGDGQMIHSTQSKGVIITNYTKSSYWSGSYIGARRILADPATANVPVVQEAEKYIGIPYVFGGSTPSEGFDCSGLVQYVFQKALGIYLPRSAEQQWTVGEKVAPQNIKPGDVVYFSNTYKTGISHAGIYAGGGRFIQASRSEKVTISYLSEDYWKSKMTGIRRFNNLAIPKENPIVSEATLYVGEVPYKIGGVSPETGFDTAGFVQYVYQKAAGISLPRYATSQYKIGTKVQKADLKPGDIVFFQSTSLNPAIYIGNGQVVHVTLSNGVTITNMNTSTYWKDKYAGSIRLQ, encoded by the coding sequence GTGAACACACTGGCAAACTGGAAGAGGTTTTTGCTTGTGGCGGTTATCATTGTTTTTATGGGTTCAATTATCACAAAAGCGGAAATTGCGGAGGCTGATACGTCATCTGAACTGATGATCAGCCAAGCGAAAAAACTGCTTGGGTATCAGTATAAATACGGCGGCGAAACGCCGAAAGAGGGATTCGATCCGTCGGGGTTGATTCAATACGTGTTCAGCAGGGCTGAGATTCATCTGCCGAGATCTGTGAAAGATCAGTACAAAGTCGGAACGGCCGTAAAGCCGGTAGACCTGAAGCCGGGAGACATTTTGTTTTTTAAGAAAAAGGGAAGCAGCGGGACTTCTCCGACACATGTCGCTTTTTACATCGGAGACGGCCAAATGATCCACAGCACACAGTCAAAAGGGGTTATCATCACCAATTACACAAAAAGCAGCTATTGGAGCGGCTCTTATATCGGCGCGAGACGCATCTTAGCCGATCCGGCAACTGCTAATGTTCCAGTCGTTCAGGAGGCCGAAAAATATATCGGCATTCCATATGTGTTTGGCGGAAGCACACCGTCAGAGGGCTTTGATTGCTCAGGGCTTGTGCAATATGTGTTTCAAAAGGCACTCGGCATTTATCTGCCGCGATCAGCCGAACAGCAGTGGACAGTCGGAGAGAAGGTAGCGCCTCAGAACATCAAGCCAGGTGATGTCGTGTATTTCAGCAATACGTACAAAACCGGCATTTCACATGCGGGCATTTATGCAGGCGGAGGAAGATTTATTCAGGCAAGCCGGTCAGAAAAAGTAACCATTTCCTACTTGTCTGAGGATTACTGGAAGTCGAAGATGACAGGCATTCGCCGATTTAACAACCTGGCCATTCCGAAAGAAAATCCAATCGTGTCTGAAGCAACGCTTTATGTCGGAGAGGTTCCTTACAAAATAGGCGGGGTTTCGCCAGAGACTGGGTTCGATACAGCTGGTTTTGTCCAGTATGTATATCAGAAAGCAGCCGGTATTTCTCTGCCTCGATACGCAACAAGCCAATACAAAATCGGAACTAAGGTTCAGAAGGCGGATCTGAAACCGGGAGACATTGTGTTCTTCCAATCAACTAGCTTAAATCCCGCGATCTATATCGGAAACGGACAAGTTGTTCATGTCACATTATCAAATGGTGTAACCATTACCAATATGAACACGAGCACGTATTGGAAAGATAAATACGCTGGCAGCATACGGTTGCAATAA
- a CDS encoding Ger(x)C family spore germination protein, with translation MKIIIKLAVMFLMLQMLCGCWDVKNIEKLSFARGLAIDETEDDQYKLMYQNLLPQSEDSQASGKPEFVHVTSNGKTILEAVSDVSIKDPPIYSDHLKVILLGEKLMKNQSIDQVLNHFIRDDELRRSSYLMAAKGKAADIFTKGSPNQQQPMPTEKLIDLTTHRGYNGKIMMPLRIGRASVYCQNGYSFLIQAVKNQKGKAKYDGAGIIKSGSNKLVGFLSADETQALTWVMGTIQGGVMPTTDKGHPITFEIKKSKTKIKPAIKNGKPVFQISVQTKGILTEDQNPNENSFSKSYLNRLENIFEEKLERDVKKVMNKLQHEYKTDPVFFSDHIRVQYPEYWHKVKGHWDDVFSEADLTYDISFKIINFGTVGK, from the coding sequence ATGAAGATCATAATAAAACTTGCGGTCATGTTTCTCATGCTGCAGATGCTCTGCGGGTGCTGGGATGTCAAAAATATAGAGAAACTATCCTTCGCCAGAGGACTGGCAATTGATGAGACAGAGGATGATCAGTATAAATTAATGTACCAAAACCTTCTGCCCCAAAGTGAAGACAGCCAAGCATCCGGTAAACCTGAATTTGTTCATGTGACATCCAACGGGAAAACCATTCTGGAAGCAGTCAGTGATGTATCTATCAAGGACCCTCCTATTTATAGCGATCATTTAAAAGTGATTCTTTTGGGAGAAAAACTGATGAAGAATCAAAGCATAGATCAAGTCCTTAACCATTTTATTCGAGATGACGAGCTGCGGCGAAGCAGCTATTTGATGGCAGCCAAAGGGAAAGCGGCTGATATCTTCACAAAAGGAAGCCCCAACCAGCAGCAGCCGATGCCCACCGAAAAACTGATTGATCTGACAACTCACAGAGGATATAACGGTAAGATTATGATGCCGCTTCGCATCGGCAGAGCCTCCGTATATTGCCAAAATGGCTACAGCTTCCTCATTCAAGCCGTGAAAAACCAAAAGGGAAAAGCAAAGTATGATGGGGCGGGCATTATTAAAAGCGGCAGCAATAAACTCGTTGGATTTCTGTCAGCAGATGAAACACAAGCGCTGACATGGGTCATGGGGACGATTCAAGGCGGCGTCATGCCAACGACAGATAAAGGACATCCGATTACGTTTGAGATCAAAAAATCAAAAACGAAAATCAAGCCGGCCATTAAAAACGGAAAGCCTGTTTTTCAGATTTCTGTCCAAACAAAGGGCATCCTGACAGAAGACCAAAATCCGAATGAAAACTCCTTTAGCAAGAGCTATTTGAACAGGCTGGAAAATATTTTCGAGGAAAAACTTGAGCGCGATGTAAAGAAGGTCATGAATAAACTGCAGCATGAGTATAAAACCGATCCGGTCTTTTTTTCCGACCATATTCGGGTTCAATACCCAGAATACTGGCATAAGGTAAAAGGACATTGGGATGACGTATTTTCTGAGGCAGATCTCACGTACGATATTTCTTTCAAAATCATTAACTTCGGCACAGTAGGAAAGTGA
- the pgsC gene encoding poly-gamma-glutamate biosynthesis protein PgsC, whose translation MFGSDLYIALILGVLLSLIFAEKTGIVPAGLVVPGYLGLVFNQPVFILLVLLVSLLTYVIVKYGLSKFMILYGRRKFAAMLITGIVLKIAFDFLYPIVPFEIAEFRGIGIIVPGLIANTIQKQGLTITFGSTLLLSGATFAIMFVYYLI comes from the coding sequence ATGTTCGGATCAGATTTATACATCGCACTTATTTTAGGTGTACTACTCAGTTTGATTTTTGCAGAAAAAACAGGAATCGTGCCGGCAGGGCTTGTTGTACCGGGATATTTAGGACTTGTGTTTAATCAGCCGGTCTTTATTTTACTTGTTTTGCTAGTGAGCCTGCTCACTTATGTGATTGTGAAATACGGTTTATCGAAATTTATGATTTTGTACGGACGCAGAAAATTCGCTGCCATGCTGATCACAGGGATTGTCCTGAAAATCGCGTTTGATTTTCTATACCCGATTGTACCATTTGAAATCGCAGAATTTCGAGGAATCGGCATCATCGTGCCAGGTTTAATTGCCAATACCATTCAGAAACAAGGTTTAACCATTACGTTCGGAAGCACGCTGCTATTGAGCGGAGCGACCTTTGCTATCATGTTTGTTTACTACTTAATTTAA
- a CDS encoding LCP family protein, whose translation MEERTHRRKKKRRLRKWVKIVAGLMAFLVIAAGSVGAYAYVKLSNASKQAHIDLNENGQSVKRIKEFDPKKDSFTVLLLGIDARDEKGETVDDARSDANVLVTFNRKNKTATMLSIPRDSYVNIPGYGYDKFTHAHAYGGVKLTAKTVEDLLDIPVDYVVESNFDAFKDVVDELNGVSVDVKSEKVAKQIKKDTKGKVILKTGVQTLDGEEALAYVRTRKADTDFQRGQRQMEVLNAIMTKSKSLSSIPAYDDIVDSLGKNLKMNLSLNDAIGLFPFITSLKSVDSEQLTGSDMYQYSSREGKKLYYLRLDDEKLEEVKTELKNALNN comes from the coding sequence ATGGAAGAACGAACACACCGCAGAAAGAAAAAGAGAAGACTTAGAAAATGGGTGAAAATCGTTGCCGGTTTGATGGCTTTTCTAGTCATTGCGGCAGGATCTGTCGGCGCCTATGCTTATGTCAAGCTGAGCAATGCGTCAAAACAAGCTCATATCGATTTGAATGAAAATGGTCAGTCCGTTAAACGTATTAAAGAATTTGATCCAAAAAAAGATTCTTTTACTGTACTGCTTCTCGGTATTGATGCCAGAGATGAAAAGGGTGAGACAGTTGATGATGCCCGGAGTGACGCTAATGTATTGGTTACGTTTAACCGAAAAAACAAAACAGCTACAATGTTGAGCATCCCTCGGGACTCCTATGTAAATATTCCAGGCTATGGCTATGATAAATTTACTCATGCCCATGCATACGGCGGCGTAAAACTCACGGCCAAAACAGTTGAAGATCTGTTGGATATTCCAGTAGATTATGTAGTAGAAAGTAACTTTGATGCCTTTAAAGATGTTGTTGATGAGTTAAATGGTGTGAGTGTAGACGTGAAAAGTGAAAAAGTTGCGAAGCAAATCAAAAAAGATACCAAAGGAAAAGTTATCTTAAAAACTGGTGTTCAAACTCTTGATGGTGAAGAGGCACTTGCATATGTTAGAACGAGAAAAGCTGATACAGACTTTCAACGTGGTCAAAGACAAATGGAAGTCTTAAATGCCATTATGACAAAATCAAAGTCCTTAAGCTCTATTCCAGCTTATGATGATATTGTTGATAGTTTAGGGAAAAATTTAAAAATGAATTTATCGTTAAATGATGCCATCGGTTTATTTCCTTTTATAACATCTTTAAAATCAGTTGATTCTGAGCAGCTTACTGGATCAGACATGTACCAATATAGCTCACGTGAAGGTAAAAAACTGTATTATTTGCGACTTGATGACGAAAAACTTGAAGAAGTTAAAACTGAACTAAAAAATGCCCTAAATAACTGA
- the pgsA gene encoding capsular polyglutamate synthetase PgsA — translation MKKELSFHEKLLKLTKQQKKKTNKHVFIAIPIVFVLMFAFMWAGKAETPKVKTYADDVLSASFVGDIMMGRYVEKVTKQKGADSIFQYVEPIFKASDYVAGNFENPVTYKKNYKQAEKEIHLQTNKESVKVLKDMNFTVLNSANNHAMDYGAQGMRDTLEEFAKQNLDIVGAGYSLSDAKKNISYQKVNGVTIATLGFTDVSGKGFAAKKKTPGVLPADPEIFIPMISEAKQHADIVVVQSHWGQEYDNDPNDRQRQLARAMSDAGADIIVGHHPHVLEPIEVYNGTVIFYSLGNFVFDQGWTRTRDSALVQYHLKKNGTGRFEVTPIDIHEATPAPVKKGSLKQKTIIRELTKDSNFEWKAEDGKLTFEVDHSDKLKSK, via the coding sequence ATGAAAAAAGAACTAAGCTTTCATGAAAAGCTGCTAAAGCTGACAAAACAGCAAAAAAAGAAAACCAACAAGCACGTATTTATTGCCATTCCAATCGTTTTTGTCCTCATGTTCGCTTTTATGTGGGCGGGAAAAGCAGAAACACCGAAGGTCAAAACGTATGCTGATGACGTTCTCTCCGCCTCATTTGTCGGCGATATTATGATGGGCCGCTATGTTGAAAAAGTAACGAAGCAAAAAGGGGCAGACAGTATTTTTCAGTATGTTGAACCGATCTTTAAAGCCTCTGATTATGTAGCCGGAAACTTTGAAAACCCGGTGACCTATAAAAAGAATTATAAACAAGCAGAAAAAGAAATTCATCTCCAGACGAATAAGGAATCAGTGAAAGTCTTGAAGGATATGAACTTCACGGTCCTCAACAGCGCAAACAACCACGCAATGGATTACGGCGCTCAGGGCATGAGAGATACATTAGAAGAATTCGCGAAGCAAAACCTTGATATCGTTGGAGCGGGATACAGCTTAAGCGATGCAAAAAAGAATATCTCGTACCAGAAAGTCAATGGGGTAACGATTGCGACACTTGGCTTTACGGATGTGTCTGGAAAAGGCTTCGCAGCTAAAAAGAAAACACCGGGCGTGCTGCCCGCAGATCCTGAAATCTTTATCCCGATGATTTCAGAAGCGAAACAACATGCAGACATTGTCGTTGTGCAGTCACACTGGGGACAAGAGTATGACAATGATCCAAACGACCGCCAGCGCCAGCTTGCAAGAGCCATGTCTGATGCGGGAGCTGATATTATTGTTGGCCATCACCCGCACGTTTTAGAACCGATTGAAGTGTATAACGGAACCGTGATTTTCTACAGCCTCGGCAACTTTGTCTTTGATCAGGGCTGGACGAGAACGAGAGACAGCGCACTGGTTCAGTATCACCTGAAGAAAAACGGAACAGGCCGCTTTGAAGTGACACCGATTGATATCCATGAAGCGACGCCTGCGCCGGTGAAAAAAGGAAGCCTTAAACAAAAAACGATTATTCGCGAACTCACGAAAGATTCTAATTTCGAATGGAAAGCCGAAGACGGAAAATTGACGTTTGAAGTTGATCATAGCGACAAACTAAAATCTAAATAA
- a CDS encoding sugar porter family MFS transporter, translating to MKKQSNIWLYFFGALGGALYGYDTGVISGAILFMKKDLGLNAFTEGLVVSSLLVGAILGSGTAGKLTDRFGRKKAIMAAALLFCIGGLGVALAPNTGVMVLFRMILGLAVGTSTTIVPLYLSELAPKHKRGALSSLNQLMITVGILLSYIVNYIFADAEAWRWMLGLAVVPSLLLLIGILFMPESPRWLFTNGEEGKAKKVLEKLRGTNDIDEEIHDIQEAEKQDEGGLKELFDPWVRPALIAGLGLAFLQQFIGTNTIIYYAPKTFTNVGFGDSASILGTVGIGTVNVLMTLVAIKIIDKIGRKPLLLFGNAGMVISLIVLALVNLFFNNTAAASWTTVICLGVFIVVFAVSWGPVVWVMLPELFPLHVRGIGTGVSTLVLHFGTLIVSLTYPILMEAIGISYLFLIYAAIGIMAFLFVRFKVTETKGKSLEEIEQDLRDKNGQGGSSGKQQTAQT from the coding sequence ATGAAAAAACAGTCGAATATATGGCTTTATTTTTTCGGCGCTCTTGGAGGCGCGCTATACGGGTATGATACCGGAGTCATTTCCGGCGCTATTTTATTTATGAAAAAGGATTTAGGATTAAATGCGTTTACAGAAGGGCTTGTTGTCAGCTCTTTATTGGTAGGGGCCATATTAGGTTCAGGCACGGCAGGCAAGCTGACTGACCGTTTCGGGAGAAAAAAAGCAATTATGGCGGCCGCGCTGCTGTTTTGTATAGGCGGTCTGGGTGTGGCACTCGCCCCAAATACGGGAGTTATGGTGCTGTTTCGCATGATATTAGGACTTGCAGTCGGAACTTCGACGACGATCGTGCCGCTCTATTTATCTGAACTGGCGCCGAAGCATAAGCGCGGGGCGCTGTCATCGCTGAATCAGCTGATGATCACGGTCGGTATCCTTCTTTCCTACATTGTCAATTACATATTTGCCGACGCCGAAGCGTGGCGCTGGATGCTTGGATTGGCTGTTGTGCCGTCGCTGCTGCTTCTCATTGGCATTTTGTTCATGCCGGAGAGCCCGCGCTGGCTGTTCACGAATGGCGAAGAAGGCAAAGCGAAAAAGGTTCTTGAAAAATTGCGTGGCACAAACGATATTGACGAGGAGATACATGATATTCAAGAGGCCGAAAAACAGGATGAAGGCGGCCTGAAGGAACTGTTCGATCCATGGGTGCGTCCCGCGCTGATTGCCGGCTTGGGACTGGCGTTTTTGCAGCAGTTTATCGGAACGAACACGATCATCTATTATGCGCCAAAGACCTTTACAAACGTCGGATTCGGAGACTCCGCTTCGATTTTAGGAACGGTCGGAATCGGCACAGTTAATGTTCTCATGACATTAGTAGCGATTAAAATCATCGACAAGATCGGAAGAAAGCCCCTATTGTTATTCGGGAATGCCGGCATGGTGATCAGCTTGATCGTTCTCGCTCTGGTGAATCTCTTTTTCAATAACACTGCGGCTGCTTCATGGACGACAGTCATTTGCTTAGGTGTGTTTATCGTAGTCTTTGCGGTCAGCTGGGGACCGGTTGTCTGGGTGATGCTTCCTGAATTGTTCCCGCTCCATGTCAGAGGAATCGGAACAGGTGTATCAACCTTGGTGCTTCACTTTGGGACATTGATTGTTTCACTAACCTATCCAATCTTAATGGAGGCAATCGGCATCAGTTATTTATTCCTGATTTATGCCGCGATTGGTATCATGGCGTTCTTGTTTGTCCGGTTTAAAGTGACAGAGACGAAGGGAAAAAGCCTTGAAGAAATTGAGCAGGATTTACGGGACAAAAACGGACAGGGAGGTTCGTCTGGAAAACAGCAGACGGCCCAAACATAA
- a CDS encoding LacI family DNA-binding transcriptional regulator, protein MATIKDVAGAAGVSVATVSRVLNENGYVHEETRTRVIAAMERLNYFPNEVARSLYKRESRLIGLLLPDITNPFFPQLARGAEDELNREGYRLIFGNSDEELKKELEYLQTFKQNHVAGIIAATNYPDLEEYSGMNHPVVFLDRTPEGAPSVSSDGRTGGKLAAEAIIHGKSQRITLLRGPAHLPTAQDRFHGALEALQQADVDFQIIETLSFSFKDAQSMAKELFAAYPETDGVIASNDIQAAAVLHEALRRGKNVPEDIQLIGYDDIPQSELLFPPLSTIKQPAYDMGKEAAKLLVRIIKKQPLSETAIQMPVTYIRRKTTRKEDHNA, encoded by the coding sequence TTGGCTACTATTAAAGATGTCGCCGGAGCGGCGGGCGTTTCTGTTGCGACGGTTTCACGCGTCCTGAATGAAAACGGCTATGTCCACGAAGAAACGAGAACGCGTGTCATAGCGGCAATGGAGAGGCTGAACTATTTTCCGAACGAAGTCGCCCGCTCTCTTTACAAAAGAGAATCCCGGCTGATAGGGCTTTTGCTCCCGGATATCACAAACCCTTTCTTCCCCCAGCTTGCCCGCGGTGCTGAGGATGAATTGAACCGGGAAGGCTATCGCCTTATTTTCGGAAACAGTGACGAGGAATTGAAAAAAGAACTTGAGTACCTTCAAACCTTTAAGCAAAATCATGTCGCGGGCATTATTGCCGCAACGAATTATCCGGACCTTGAGGAATACAGCGGCATGAATCACCCAGTCGTTTTTCTGGATCGAACACCTGAAGGCGCTCCATCTGTATCCAGTGACGGCCGTACCGGAGGAAAATTAGCGGCCGAAGCCATCATTCACGGAAAAAGCCAGCGCATTACACTCTTGAGGGGCCCCGCACACCTGCCGACCGCTCAAGACCGCTTTCACGGCGCTTTGGAAGCCTTACAGCAGGCTGACGTTGATTTTCAGATCATCGAGACGCTTTCATTTTCTTTCAAGGATGCGCAATCGATGGCGAAGGAGCTGTTTGCCGCTTATCCTGAGACAGACGGTGTGATTGCGAGTAATGATATTCAAGCCGCTGCGGTTTTACATGAAGCTTTGCGCCGCGGAAAAAACGTGCCGGAGGATATTCAACTGATCGGCTATGATGACATACCGCAAAGCGAGCTGCTGTTCCCTCCCCTATCTACAATTAAACAGCCCGCATATGATATGGGAAAAGAAGCCGCCAAACTGCTTGTGCGTATCATCAAAAAACAGCCGCTGTCAGAAACGGCCATTCAAATGCCCGTCACCTATATAAGAAGAAAGACGACAAGAAAGGAAGATCATAATGCGTAA
- the ywtE gene encoding 5-amino-6-(5-phospho-D-ribitylamino)uracil phosphatase YwtE, translating into MKCIAIDLDGTLLNKESVISAENRAAIKRAIDAGILVTICTGRATFDVKALLDDLDIPIIAANGGTVHDKGYRLISRTLMDQEAGKAIADYLLSKNIYFEVYTDDHLLSPFDGEDKLHAELDILKSANPSEKTDELWQGAMTQFKQFGIKPIPQIESVFDGSENIYKVLCFSFDMDKLKQAKEELKHHKKLAQTSSGKHIIEILPASSGKGRALTELAGIYGIDTKDIYAIGDSPNDLSMFEIAGHRIAMENAIDELKEKSTFVTKSNDENGVAYFIDQLLSGQYA; encoded by the coding sequence ATGAAATGTATTGCGATTGATTTAGACGGAACATTACTGAATAAGGAAAGCGTCATTTCTGCTGAAAACAGAGCGGCGATCAAGCGGGCCATTGATGCCGGCATCCTCGTCACCATTTGCACGGGAAGAGCAACGTTTGATGTAAAAGCGCTGCTGGACGACCTTGACATCCCTATCATTGCGGCAAATGGCGGAACGGTTCACGACAAAGGCTACCGCCTGATCAGCCGGACGTTAATGGATCAGGAGGCCGGTAAGGCGATCGCTGATTACTTACTGTCAAAAAACATTTACTTTGAGGTCTATACAGATGATCATCTGCTTTCTCCTTTTGACGGCGAGGATAAGCTGCATGCGGAGCTTGATATTTTAAAGAGCGCTAATCCAAGCGAAAAGACGGATGAATTATGGCAAGGGGCCATGACTCAGTTCAAGCAGTTTGGCATTAAACCGATCCCTCAAATTGAATCGGTTTTTGACGGCAGCGAAAACATTTATAAGGTTCTATGCTTCTCCTTTGATATGGACAAGCTGAAACAAGCGAAAGAAGAGCTAAAGCATCATAAAAAACTGGCGCAAACTTCTTCCGGAAAACATATTATCGAAATCCTGCCGGCCTCTTCGGGAAAAGGACGCGCGCTGACAGAGCTGGCTGGCATATACGGGATTGACACAAAGGATATCTATGCGATCGGCGATAGTCCGAACGATTTGTCGATGTTCGAGATCGCCGGACACCGCATCGCCATGGAAAATGCAATCGATGAATTAAAAGAAAAAAGCACCTTTGTCACAAAAAGCAATGATGAAAATGGTGTGGCTTACTTTATTGACCAGCTTCTTTCCGGGCAATATGCATAA
- the pgsB gene encoding poly-gamma-glutamate synthase PgsB — protein MWLLIIACAVILVIGILEKRRHQKNIDALPVRVNINGIRGKSTVTRLTTGILIEAGYKTVGKTTGTDARMIYWDTPEEKPIKRKPQGPNIGEQKEVMKETVERGANAIVSECMAVNPDYQIIFQDELLQANIGVIVNVLEDHMDVMGPTLDEIAEAFTATIPYNGHLVITDSEYTEFFKQKAKERNTKVIIADNSKITDEYLRKFEYMVFPDNASLALGVAQALGIDEETAFKGMLNAPPDPGAMRILPLISPSEPGHFVNGFAANDASSTLNIWKRVKEIGYPTDDPIIIMNCRADRVDRTQQFANDVLPYIEASELILIGETTEPIVKAYEEGKIPADKLHDLEYKSTEEIMELLKKRMHNRVIYGVGNIHGAAEPLIEKIHEYKVKQLVS, from the coding sequence ATGTGGTTACTCATTATAGCCTGTGCTGTCATACTGGTCATCGGAATATTAGAAAAACGACGACATCAGAAAAACATTGATGCCCTCCCTGTTCGCGTGAATATTAACGGCATCAGAGGAAAGTCCACTGTGACAAGGCTGACAACCGGAATATTAATAGAAGCCGGTTACAAAACTGTCGGTAAAACGACAGGAACGGACGCAAGAATGATTTATTGGGATACTCCGGAGGAAAAACCGATCAAACGGAAACCTCAGGGGCCGAATATCGGCGAACAAAAAGAAGTCATGAAAGAAACAGTAGAAAGAGGGGCTAACGCTATTGTCAGTGAATGTATGGCTGTTAATCCGGATTATCAAATTATCTTTCAGGATGAACTTCTGCAAGCCAATATCGGCGTGATTGTCAACGTTTTAGAAGATCATATGGATGTCATGGGGCCGACGCTCGATGAAATTGCGGAAGCGTTTACGGCTACTATTCCTTATAACGGCCATCTTGTCATTACAGATAGTGAATATACCGAGTTCTTTAAACAAAAAGCAAAAGAACGAAACACAAAAGTCATCATTGCTGATAACTCAAAAATTACAGATGAATATTTGCGTAAATTTGAATACATGGTATTCCCTGATAACGCTTCCCTGGCACTGGGTGTGGCTCAAGCACTCGGCATTGACGAGGAAACAGCGTTTAAAGGAATGCTGAATGCGCCGCCAGATCCGGGAGCCATGAGAATACTTCCGCTGATCAGTCCGAGCGAGCCTGGGCATTTTGTAAATGGGTTTGCCGCAAACGACGCTTCTTCTACTTTGAATATATGGAAACGTGTAAAAGAAATCGGTTATCCGACCGATGATCCGATCATCATTATGAACTGCCGCGCAGACCGTGTAGATCGGACACAGCAATTCGCAAATGACGTATTGCCTTATATTGAAGCAAGTGAACTGATCTTAATCGGCGAAACAACTGAGCCGATCGTAAAAGCCTATGAAGAAGGCAAAATTCCTGCAGACAAACTGCATGATCTAGAGTACAAGTCAACAGAAGAAATTATGGAATTGTTAAAGAAAAGAATGCACAACCGTGTCATATATGGCGTCGGCAATATTCATGGCGCCGCAGAGCCTTTAATTGAAAAAATCCACGAATACAAGGTTAAGCAGCTCGTAAGCTAG
- the edmS gene encoding extrachromosomal elements maintenance protein EdmS — protein sequence MKFVKAIWPFVAVAIVFMFMSAFKFNDHLTDQEKQKIDTEMHKIQQQEETASTNK from the coding sequence ATGAAATTTGTTAAAGCGATCTGGCCGTTTGTTGCAGTAGCCATCGTATTCATGTTTATGTCAGCTTTTAAATTCAATGATCATCTGACAGATCAGGAAAAGCAGAAAATTGATACGGAAATGCACAAAATCCAGCAGCAGGAAGAAACGGCAAGTACCAATAAATAA